CTTTCTTGGGGGACTTGTCGAAAGTGCTTCAACGAAAGGAGGAAATTTGTGACCACTGAAGTAATTGAAAAGCGTTCCGCTTCCAATGAAACTATTCGTAAACCTGCCCCCCGTTACCGGGTATTACTCCATAATGATGACTTTAATTCGATGGAGCATGTGGTGCAAACCTTGATGCAAACCGTAGCGGGAATGACTCAACCCCAAGCTGTTGATATTATGATGGAAGCGCATACCAATGGCACTGCTTTAGTGATTACTTGTGCGTTAGAACCCGCAGAATTTTATTGTGAAACTCTAAAAAATCACGGGTTAACCAGTACCCTGGAACCGGATGAGTAAGTCATTCAGTATCTAAATATGTGAGTGAAGGAGTAAAGAGATTAAAGTTAATTTTACTACCATTGCCAATTACCCAGCACCCCTAAGGCTGGGAATTTTTATAATTTTTCTATTGTTAGTATGGCTTCCTCTAGCCATTCCGTTGTATTTCTTACTCAAAAATGATCCTAATTTAACCACCATTGTAACGATGGGAACTCTTTATCTAGAGTTTGTTGGCTTATTATTTATTTGGAATCAAACAGTTTATAATATCTCAAATTGGTGGCAAGTTTATGGGTTAGTTTTTACTCGAAAAAATGGTATTGAATTATTGAATGGCTTAAGTATTGGCTTATTATTTA
This genomic stretch from Crocosphaera sp. UHCC 0190 harbors:
- the clpS gene encoding ATP-dependent Clp protease adapter ClpS, translated to MTTEVIEKRSASNETIRKPAPRYRVLLHNDDFNSMEHVVQTLMQTVAGMTQPQAVDIMMEAHTNGTALVITCALEPAEFYCETLKNHGLTSTLEPDE